In Ictalurus furcatus strain D&B chromosome 20, Billie_1.0, whole genome shotgun sequence, the DNA window tgttgtttttttttttttacaaaataaacaaagtttatTGCCATATGTACACCaattataatacaaaaaaaaatctttttgtcAACAAACCAGATCATCTTGAAATATATAACCCGATATGCATAGAGAAAGAATCCTTTATATGTTGTCGTTTCAAAGTCAATTGATCCACCACTGACAATCTTTTTTAATCTGCATCTAAAGTCTGATGTTTAACATGAttgattaatgaattaattattgtAGGTGTATAGATACTAATGACTTCAAAAATAAGTGAAGGAACTAAACTCTCACAACTTTTGTAAAGGTCATCACAGGATGAGATGTGCAGAATTCGCTAAATGTTCACTGCTCCTTCCTCATCTTtgtcctcctcttcttcatctgaGTCTTCATCACTCTCACTGTACTGCACAGTGGCTCGGTTTGTGTTTACGAAAAGGTCCCGTTCATCCTCAGAGTCACTGCTGTCGCACTCGTCCTCTCCCTCATCTTGATCTTTGCTTTTAGTATCCTTTTTCTGCGCTTCTTCCTGCATCTGCTTTCTTACCCCACCCACCTCGAATCCTTTAGGCCAGATGCCAAGTTTCCTCAAATAGTGAATATGGTCCCTGTACAGAATGAAGTTGATCTCTCCTTTCACCTTGTCACCTTCCTCAATAGGATCTACAATAACAAAATCCCCTCTTTTGATCGAAATGTTCTTGCGGAACTTTGTGGGCATGCTGAGCAGAAATCTCTCACCACTCTCAGTCACAGCCTCATGAAGGTTATTGCCATTGCTTCCCATAATCCTCATAATCTGCTGTTTCTCATTAGGTGTGATGTAGTCCCCCAGAACTTCCTTGACAACATGCTTGCGCTTGGTTGCTTTGGACATCGTTGATGATCTCTGAAATGCTCTGTATCTTCAGAGgatgagtctgcgagtgttgtctaatttccatgacaatTTGGCGTCCCTGGCTGGGCTGCacgagtcttttcagcttttctggacaccAAGCAAACTGGAGGACGCCCGTAGAAATGTTTCACCCTGAAGCCTGTGTTGACATGCAGGTGGTTTGCCCTTTATTGTGCAGAATGAAAGACtgatgcagccttaccactgacaaattgctgtatgtggactcgccCTCACAGGTAAACACAGTGGTTAAGACAGGATACTGATCAGTAGGGCATGAGTTCAGAccccaggctgccactgtttggAAAAGCCCCTAACCCTCAGCCCCTAACTGCTCAGCTTTAGATAAAACCCTCAGCCAAGTGAGGTAAATGTATACAGTGTTTAAATCTGCCAGTAATGTT includes these proteins:
- the LOC128623897 gene encoding probable RNA-binding protein EIF1AD gives rise to the protein MSKATKRKHVVKEVLGDYITPNEKQQIMRIMGSNGNNLHEAVTESGERFLLSMPTKFRKNISIKRGDFVIVDPIEEGDKVKGEINFILYRDHIHYLRKLGIWPKGFEVGGVRKQMQEEAQKKDTKSKDQDEGEDECDSSDSEDERDLFVNTNRATVQYSESDEDSDEEEEDKDEEGAVNI